Proteins encoded by one window of Dryocola sp. LX212:
- the rhaS gene encoding HTH-type transcriptional activator RhaS translates to MTILHGFDFFPSGAASVAIEPRLPQAAFPEHHHDFCEIVIVEHGTGTHVFNGQPYTLSGGSVCFVRDHDRHLYEHTENLCLTNILYRAPDAFCFLSGLDKLLPQEQDGIYPSHWRVNQPVLQQVRGLIEQFENVGESPDTHAVANREILFMQLLVLLRKGSMAEGATNSEGRLNQLMAWLEEHFAEDVCWEQLASQFTLSLRTLHRQLKQQTGMTPQRYLNRLRLMKARHLLRHGEESVTDIAFQCGFGDSNHFSTLFKREFAWSPREIRQGRDTQLQ, encoded by the coding sequence ATGACAATACTGCATGGCTTTGACTTCTTCCCTTCCGGTGCTGCGTCGGTGGCGATTGAGCCGCGTTTGCCGCAGGCGGCGTTTCCGGAACACCACCACGACTTCTGCGAAATTGTGATTGTGGAGCACGGCACCGGGACGCACGTCTTCAACGGCCAGCCCTACACGCTGAGCGGCGGGTCGGTCTGCTTTGTGCGCGATCACGACCGCCATCTTTACGAACACACGGAAAACCTCTGCCTGACCAACATTCTTTACCGCGCGCCGGATGCGTTTTGCTTCCTCTCCGGGCTGGATAAGCTGCTGCCGCAGGAACAGGATGGTATCTATCCGTCCCACTGGCGCGTGAATCAGCCCGTGCTGCAGCAGGTTCGTGGGCTTATCGAACAGTTTGAAAATGTAGGGGAAAGTCCCGATACGCATGCCGTCGCCAACCGGGAGATCCTCTTTATGCAGCTGCTGGTGCTGCTGCGAAAGGGCAGCATGGCGGAAGGCGCGACAAACTCCGAAGGCCGACTCAACCAGCTGATGGCGTGGCTGGAAGAGCATTTTGCCGAAGATGTTTGCTGGGAACAGCTCGCCTCACAGTTCACCCTTTCGCTGCGCACGCTGCATCGCCAGTTGAAGCAGCAAACCGGCATGACGCCGCAGCGCTACCTGAACCGTTTACGCCTGATGAAAGCGCGTCACCTGCTGCGCCATGGGGAAGAGAGCGTCACGGATATCGCATTCCAGTGCGGCTTCGGCGACAGCAACCATTTCTCGACCCTGTTCAAACGGGAGTTCGCCTGGTCCCCACGCGAAATTCGCCAGGGACGGGATACTCAACTTCAGTAA
- the rhaR gene encoding HTH-type transcriptional activator RhaR, which translates to MAGHLMLKKADFFASATQPVAVADRYPQNVFAEHTHDFCELVLVWRGNGLHILNDRSYRITCGDLFYIRAEDRHSYESVNDLVLHNIIFCPERLKLNVDWGDLLHSNDVRWRLSSHGMAQARQLIAQLEHESPKPDALSLCLTESLFLQLCIMLRRHRYQPQDATGLERGETLDLLMGVLGKSLETPFDLQHFCQQQQVTERNLRQLFRQQTGMSVSQYLRQLRICQAQDLLRHSEMLIGDIATRCGFEDSNYFSVVFTKETGLTPRMWRQRYAAAV; encoded by the coding sequence GTGGCTGGTCATTTAATGCTTAAGAAAGCGGATTTTTTTGCATCCGCCACCCAGCCCGTGGCGGTGGCGGACCGCTATCCGCAAAACGTTTTCGCGGAGCATACCCACGATTTTTGCGAGCTGGTGCTGGTGTGGCGCGGCAACGGGCTGCATATCCTCAATGACCGTTCTTATCGCATCACCTGCGGTGACCTGTTTTATATCCGCGCCGAGGACCGCCACAGCTACGAATCGGTCAACGATCTGGTTCTGCATAACATTATCTTCTGCCCAGAACGCCTGAAGCTTAACGTTGACTGGGGGGATCTGCTACACAGCAACGACGTGCGCTGGCGGCTCAGCAGCCACGGCATGGCCCAGGCCCGGCAGCTTATCGCACAGCTGGAGCATGAAAGCCCGAAACCGGATGCGCTGTCCCTTTGCCTGACGGAAAGCTTGTTTTTACAGCTTTGCATCATGCTGCGCAGGCATCGCTATCAGCCGCAGGATGCGACGGGGCTGGAAAGAGGCGAGACGCTGGATCTGCTGATGGGCGTGCTGGGAAAAAGCCTGGAAACCCCGTTCGATTTACAGCACTTTTGCCAGCAGCAGCAGGTGACGGAGCGCAATCTGCGGCAGCTTTTTCGCCAGCAAACTGGCATGTCGGTCAGCCAGTATTTGCGTCAGCTACGGATCTGCCAGGCGCAGGATTTACTGCGCCACAGCGAGATGCTGATTGGCGATATCGCCACGCGCTGCGGCTTTGAGGACAGTAACTATTTTTCGGTGGTGTTCACCAAAGAGACAGGATTGACGCCACGGATGTGGCGCCAGCGATATGCCGCAGCTGTATGA
- the rhaT gene encoding L-rhamnose/proton symporter RhaT — protein sequence MSNAIAMGILWHLVGAASAACFYAPFKKVQRWSWETMWAVGGFVSWIVLPWAVSATLLPDFWSYYGAFGASTLLPVFLFGAMWGIGNINYGLTMRYLGMSMGIGIAIGITLIVGTLMTPIIAGKFDVLIGTPGGRMTLLGVLVAVIGVAIVTRAGQLKERQMGIRAEEFNLKKGLVLAVMCGIFSAGMSFAMDAAKPMHEAAAALGVDPLYVALPSYVVIMGGGAVINLGFCFIRLAKMKHLSIKADFSVAKPLIIANVLFAALGGLMWYLQFFFYAWGHAKIPAQYDYMSWMLHMSFYVLCGGLVGLIMKEWKSAGRRPVGVLSVGCVVIILAANIVGLGMAN from the coding sequence ATGAGTAACGCGATCGCAATGGGGATACTTTGGCATCTGGTCGGCGCGGCAAGCGCGGCCTGCTTTTATGCTCCTTTCAAAAAAGTACAGCGCTGGTCATGGGAGACCATGTGGGCGGTGGGCGGCTTCGTATCGTGGATTGTTTTACCCTGGGCCGTCAGCGCAACCCTGCTGCCGGACTTCTGGTCTTACTATGGCGCCTTCGGGGCTTCTACACTGTTGCCGGTGTTCCTGTTTGGTGCAATGTGGGGCATTGGCAATATCAATTACGGTCTGACGATGCGCTACCTGGGGATGTCAATGGGCATTGGCATTGCAATTGGCATTACGCTTATCGTCGGTACCCTGATGACGCCAATTATTGCCGGAAAATTCGACGTGCTGATTGGCACACCGGGTGGACGTATGACGCTGCTGGGCGTGCTGGTTGCGGTTATCGGCGTGGCGATTGTTACCCGCGCAGGCCAGCTAAAAGAGCGCCAGATGGGTATTAGAGCCGAAGAATTTAACCTCAAAAAAGGGCTGGTGCTGGCCGTCATGTGCGGCATTTTCTCCGCGGGCATGTCCTTTGCGATGGACGCCGCAAAACCGATGCATGAAGCCGCCGCCGCGCTGGGCGTTGACCCGCTTTACGTTGCGCTGCCGAGTTATGTGGTAATTATGGGTGGCGGAGCGGTTATCAACCTGGGCTTCTGCTTCATACGTCTGGCAAAAATGAAACATCTGTCGATAAAAGCCGACTTCTCTGTCGCCAAACCGCTGATTATCGCCAACGTGCTGTTTGCCGCCCTCGGTGGGCTGATGTGGTACCTGCAGTTCTTTTTCTACGCCTGGGGACACGCCAAAATCCCGGCGCAGTATGACTATATGAGCTGGATGCTACACATGAGCTTCTACGTGCTGTGCGGCGGGCTGGTTGGTCTGATTATGAAAGAGTGGAAATCCGCTGGCCGCCGTCCGGTTGGCGTGCTGAGCGTAGGCTGCGTAGTGATTATCCTCGCCGCCAACATCGTTGGCCTGGGCATGGCAAACTGA
- the rhaB gene encoding rhamnulokinase yields MTVRHSVAVDLGASSGRVMLARFESGTRHICLREIHRFSNCLKQVEETTAWDLDALESEIRIGLQKACDEGIRIDSIGIDTWGVDFVLIDRDGNRVGLPVSYRDSRTDGVMDRALGELGREEIYRRTGIQFLPFNTLYQLRALSEQQPELLDKVEHALLIPDYFCYRLTGALNWEYTNATTTQLVNINSDSWDETLLAWAGVPQKWFGTPTHPGNVIGQWVCREGNKIPVVSVATHDTASAVIGAPLKDKDAAYLSSGTWSLMGIENKTPYATPKSLAANITNEGGAEGRYRVLKNIMGLWLLQRVTRELGITDLSDLIARTQLIPACKFVINPNDDRFINPESMSHEIQTACRESHQPVPLTDSELARCIFDSLALLYAQILKELADLRGRPVSCLHIVGGGSQNALLNQLCADACGVPVLAGPVEASTLGNVGCQLMALDEITDVDDFRKVVAANYELTPFSPQTDSEIARYVAQFQHNRQTCKEFCA; encoded by the coding sequence ATGACTGTACGCCATAGCGTTGCGGTTGACCTGGGCGCTTCAAGCGGCCGCGTCATGCTGGCCCGCTTCGAAAGCGGCACCCGCCACATCTGCCTGCGAGAAATTCACCGTTTCAGCAACTGCCTGAAACAGGTAGAGGAAACCACCGCCTGGGATCTGGACGCGCTGGAAAGCGAGATCCGCATCGGCCTGCAAAAGGCCTGCGACGAAGGCATTCGCATCGACAGCATCGGCATCGACACCTGGGGCGTGGATTTCGTGCTGATTGACCGCGACGGCAACCGCGTCGGCCTGCCCGTCTCTTACCGCGACAGCCGCACCGACGGCGTGATGGACAGGGCGCTGGGCGAATTAGGCCGCGAAGAGATCTATCGCCGCACCGGCATCCAGTTTCTGCCCTTCAATACCCTTTACCAGCTGCGCGCCCTGAGCGAACAGCAGCCGGAGCTGCTCGATAAGGTCGAACACGCGCTGCTGATCCCCGACTACTTTTGCTACCGCCTGACCGGCGCGCTGAACTGGGAGTACACCAACGCCACCACCACCCAGCTGGTGAACATCAACAGCGACAGCTGGGATGAAACCCTGCTCGCCTGGGCCGGCGTTCCGCAAAAATGGTTCGGCACCCCGACCCATCCCGGCAACGTTATCGGCCAGTGGGTTTGCCGCGAAGGCAATAAAATCCCGGTTGTCTCCGTTGCCACGCACGACACCGCCAGCGCGGTCATCGGCGCGCCGCTGAAAGACAAAGACGCGGCCTATCTGTCGTCCGGTACCTGGTCGCTGATGGGGATAGAGAACAAAACGCCGTACGCCACGCCGAAGTCGCTGGCCGCCAATATCACCAACGAAGGCGGGGCGGAGGGCCGCTACCGCGTGTTGAAAAATATCATGGGGCTGTGGTTGCTCCAGCGCGTGACCCGCGAGCTGGGAATTACCGATTTATCTGACCTGATTGCCCGCACCCAGCTTATCCCGGCATGTAAGTTCGTGATTAACCCGAACGATGACCGCTTCATCAACCCGGAAAGCATGAGCCACGAAATCCAGACTGCCTGCCGGGAAAGCCACCAGCCGGTGCCGCTGACCGACAGCGAGCTGGCGCGCTGCATTTTCGACAGCCTGGCGCTGCTGTACGCGCAAATTCTCAAAGAGCTCGCCGACCTGCGCGGCCGCCCGGTGAGCTGCCTGCACATCGTCGGCGGCGGCAGCCAGAACGCCCTGCTCAACCAGCTCTGCGCCGACGCCTGCGGCGTGCCGGTGCTCGCCGGGCCGGTAGAGGCCTCGACCCTCGGCAACGTCGGCTGTCAGCTGATGGCGCTGGACGAAATCACCGACGTCGATGACTTCCGCAAAGTCGTCGCCGCCAACTACGAACTCACCCCCTTTTCCCCTCAAACAGACAGCGAAATTGCCCGCTACGTGGCGCAGTTTCAGCACAACCGTCAAACCTGTAAGGAGTTTTGCGCATGA
- a CDS encoding L-rhamnose isomerase, which produces MTTTIDRAWELAKQRFAAVGVDVEAALHQLDRLPVSMHCWQGDDVAGFENPEGTLSGGIQATGNYPGKARNAAELRADLEQALSLIPGPKRLNLHAIYLESDTPVSRDKIKPEHFKNWVEWAKANKLGLDFNPSCFSHPLSADGFTLSHADDKIRQFWIDHVKASRKVSAYFGEQLGTPSVMNIWIPDGMKDITVDRLAPRQRLLEALDEVISEKLNPAHHIDAVESKLFGIGAESYTVGSNEFYFGYATSRQTALCLDAGHFHPTEVISDKISSAMLYVPRLLLHVSRPVRWDSDHVVLLDDETQAIASEIIRHDLFDRVHIGLDFFDASINRIAAWVIGTRNMKKALLRALLEPTETLRQLEKEGDYTARLALLEEQKCLPWQAVWEMYCQRNDTPADAQWLNTVRHYEKETLSKRA; this is translated from the coding sequence ATGACCACCACTATCGATCGGGCCTGGGAACTGGCTAAGCAGCGCTTTGCCGCCGTGGGCGTAGATGTTGAAGCCGCGCTGCATCAGCTCGACCGCCTGCCGGTTTCAATGCACTGCTGGCAGGGCGACGACGTTGCCGGATTTGAAAACCCTGAGGGCACGCTGAGCGGCGGTATCCAGGCCACCGGTAACTATCCGGGTAAGGCTCGCAACGCGGCGGAACTGCGTGCCGATCTGGAGCAGGCGCTGAGCCTGATCCCGGGGCCAAAGCGCCTGAACCTGCATGCGATCTACCTTGAATCCGACACCCCTGTGTCCCGCGATAAAATCAAACCAGAACACTTTAAAAACTGGGTGGAATGGGCAAAAGCCAACAAGCTGGGGCTGGATTTCAACCCCTCCTGCTTCTCCCACCCGCTGAGCGCGGACGGCTTCACCCTCTCCCACGCCGACGACAAAATCCGCCAGTTCTGGATTGACCATGTGAAGGCCAGCCGCAAAGTCTCCGCTTACTTTGGCGAACAGCTCGGCACGCCGTCGGTGATGAACATCTGGATCCCGGACGGCATGAAAGACATCACCGTTGACCGCCTGGCCCCGCGCCAGCGCCTGCTGGAAGCCCTTGATGAGGTCATCAGTGAGAAGCTGAACCCGGCGCACCACATCGACGCAGTAGAGAGCAAATTGTTCGGCATCGGTGCGGAAAGCTACACCGTCGGCTCCAACGAGTTCTACTTCGGCTACGCCACCAGCCGCCAGACCGCGCTGTGCCTGGACGCGGGCCACTTCCACCCGACCGAGGTTATCTCCGACAAGATCTCCAGCGCCATGCTCTACGTGCCGCGCCTGCTGCTGCACGTCAGCCGTCCGGTACGCTGGGACAGCGACCACGTGGTGCTGCTGGATGACGAAACTCAGGCCATCGCCAGCGAAATCATCCGTCACGACCTGTTCGACCGCGTGCATATCGGCCTCGACTTCTTCGACGCGTCCATCAACCGCATCGCGGCGTGGGTTATCGGCACCCGCAATATGAAGAAGGCCCTGCTGCGCGCGCTGCTGGAGCCAACGGAAACTCTGCGCCAGCTTGAGAAAGAGGGCGACTACACCGCGCGTCTGGCGCTGCTGGAAGAGCAGAAGTGCCTGCCGTGGCAGGCGGTCTGGGAGATGTACTGCCAGCGCAACGACACGCCAGCGGACGCGCAGTGGCTGAACACCGTTCGCCATTACGAAAAAGAGACGCTGAGCAAACGCGCTTAA